A genomic window from Rhizobium sp. EC-SD404 includes:
- a CDS encoding ABC transporter permease, which produces MKRHLWTLAVLLSHWRRRPFQLMTLVIGLAVATALWSGVQALNVQARQSYDQAARLIGGDELASLRPTNGASFHEALYVTLRRAGWDVSPVVEGDVRIADRSIRIVGIDPVTLPQGAGPVTRDALDDGPETADGSGQSRAVRLLTAPSLALGDAETVAALGGVNARPAIGNGGQLPPLVVAASLPPETLVTDVGVAQALLDQTGRLSRLILTAAPETSAASLAELTGGALERVEPNDQGDLERLTDSFHLNLTAFGFLSFLVGLFIVHGAIGLAFEQRRPMMRTMRACGVSARALTAVMLLELTTISALAGIIGTVAGYIIASSLLPDVAASLRGLYGARVAGELSLQPSWWLAGVAISVIGALVAAGSSLYRAWRLPLFATAQPEAWAGAEARARRWQLVAAVLLGAIALGVLLEGSGLVAGFVLMGAVLLAAALLLPSALVGLLALAQRLTRGPVAQWFFSDARQQSGGLSLALMALLLALAVNIGVGTMVDSFRQTFTGWLDQRLAAELYVGARDPARAADIADWLEARDDIDAVLPVWDAETRYRGFPVEVFGFSNHPTYSDHWPLLASLPDAWSEAEAGRAVLVSEQLARRFALEPGDPIEIAAPGGDWAGTVAAIYSDYGNPRGQVMIAVDELVARFPDAERGNFAVRVVPEAVDAVMADLTAAFGAGTVEVVDQRTIKDISQRIFDRTFAVTLALNTLTLIVAGIALLASLLTLADARLPQLAPLWALGLTRRRLAGMELVKAATLALLTALLAIPLGLAVAWILTNVINVEAFGWQLPVHVFPEQWLRLVVLALITAIVAAAWPALSLRRMPPTKLLKVFADER; this is translated from the coding sequence GTGAAGCGTCATCTCTGGACCCTGGCGGTTCTCCTGTCGCACTGGCGGCGGCGACCGTTTCAACTGATGACGCTGGTCATCGGACTTGCGGTGGCAACCGCGCTGTGGAGCGGGGTGCAGGCGCTCAACGTGCAGGCGCGGCAAAGCTACGACCAGGCCGCAAGATTGATCGGCGGCGATGAGCTGGCGAGCCTCAGGCCGACCAACGGAGCGAGTTTCCACGAGGCGCTTTACGTCACGCTTCGGCGCGCCGGCTGGGACGTTTCGCCTGTCGTCGAAGGCGATGTGCGCATTGCCGACAGAAGCATCCGCATCGTCGGCATCGATCCGGTCACGCTGCCTCAGGGTGCCGGCCCAGTCACGCGCGATGCGCTGGATGATGGTCCGGAGACTGCCGACGGGAGCGGCCAGAGCCGTGCCGTGCGCCTGCTGACGGCGCCGTCCCTTGCGCTAGGCGATGCCGAGACGGTTGCGGCGCTCGGCGGCGTTAATGCGAGACCGGCGATCGGAAATGGCGGGCAACTGCCGCCGCTCGTCGTCGCCGCTTCGTTGCCTCCGGAGACACTGGTGACGGATGTCGGCGTTGCGCAGGCGCTTCTCGATCAAACGGGACGCTTGTCGCGCCTGATCCTGACGGCCGCGCCTGAAACAAGTGCTGCCTCGCTGGCGGAATTGACCGGCGGAGCGCTCGAACGGGTCGAGCCGAACGACCAGGGCGACCTGGAACGGCTGACCGACAGCTTTCATTTAAATCTCACAGCGTTCGGCTTCCTGTCCTTCCTCGTGGGTCTGTTCATCGTTCACGGCGCGATCGGGCTCGCCTTTGAGCAGCGACGGCCGATGATGCGCACGATGCGTGCATGCGGCGTGTCGGCGCGCGCCCTGACCGCGGTGATGCTTCTGGAACTGACGACCATCTCGGCGCTTGCCGGCATTATCGGCACGGTTGCGGGTTACATCATCGCTTCATCCCTGTTGCCGGATGTGGCGGCAAGTTTGCGCGGCCTCTATGGCGCGCGGGTCGCAGGCGAACTATCGCTGCAGCCGAGTTGGTGGCTCGCCGGCGTTGCAATCAGCGTCATCGGTGCTCTGGTCGCCGCTGGCAGCAGCCTCTATCGCGCCTGGCGCCTGCCATTGTTCGCAACGGCACAGCCGGAAGCATGGGCCGGCGCCGAAGCGCGTGCGCGCCGCTGGCAGTTGGTCGCGGCAGTGCTGTTGGGAGCGATCGCGCTCGGCGTGCTGCTCGAAGGCTCGGGACTGGTTGCCGGTTTTGTGCTGATGGGCGCCGTGCTGCTCGCTGCTGCACTGTTGCTGCCTTCAGCGCTGGTCGGGCTGCTCGCTTTGGCGCAGCGCCTGACGCGCGGCCCGGTGGCACAATGGTTCTTTTCGGATGCGCGCCAGCAATCCGGCGGCCTGTCGCTCGCCTTGATGGCGCTGCTTCTGGCGCTTGCCGTGAACATCGGTGTCGGCACGATGGTCGACAGTTTCCGCCAGACTTTCACCGGCTGGCTCGACCAGCGCCTTGCCGCCGAACTCTATGTCGGCGCACGAGACCCTGCCCGCGCCGCCGACATTGCCGATTGGCTCGAGGCGCGGGATGACATCGATGCGGTGTTGCCCGTCTGGGATGCGGAAACGCGCTACCGCGGATTTCCCGTCGAAGTCTTCGGCTTCTCAAACCATCCGACCTATTCCGACCACTGGCCGCTTCTCGCGAGCCTGCCCGATGCCTGGAGCGAGGCGGAGGCAGGGCGCGCGGTGCTTGTCAGCGAACAACTCGCACGCCGCTTTGCTCTGGAACCTGGCGACCCGATCGAGATCGCCGCGCCCGGTGGCGACTGGGCCGGCACCGTTGCGGCGATCTATTCCGACTACGGCAATCCCCGCGGCCAGGTCATGATCGCGGTGGATGAACTCGTCGCACGCTTTCCAGATGCCGAGCGCGGCAATTTTGCCGTGCGCGTCGTCCCCGAAGCGGTCGACGCCGTCATGGCGGATCTGACTGCGGCATTCGGTGCGGGCACGGTTGAAGTGGTCGATCAGCGCACGATCAAGGATATCTCGCAGCGCATCTTCGATCGCACCTTTGCAGTCACGCTTGCACTGAACACGCTGACCCTGATCGTTGCCGGCATCGCGCTTCTCGCCAGCCTTCTCACGCTCGCCGATGCGCGGCTTCCGCAGCTTGCACCGCTCTGGGCGCTCGGTCTCACGAGGCGCCGGCTCGCGGGGATGGAACTGGTCAAGGCCGCGACGCTCGCCCTCTTGACGGCACTGCTCGCCATCCCTCTCGGTCTGGCGGTGGCCTGGATTCTCACTAATGTCATCAACGTGGAAGCCTTTGGCTGGCAGTTGCCGGTCCACGTCTTCCCCGAACAATGGCTGCGGCTGGTCGTTCTGGCACTGATCACTGCGATCGTCGCTGCGGCCTGGCCGGCGCTCAGCCTGCGCCGAATGCCGCCTACGAAATTGCTCAAGGTGTTCGCCGATGAACGTTAG
- a CDS encoding surface lipoprotein assembly modifier — protein sequence MAATLHKPRLRRTVWLPRGSIRMLCIWVLIVLFVTVPLALATPGEVAGEGGSTASPAARYGDLSQTERIQAIRGFIERGDLDTAQLLLANSRFDEGDLGYQAAFLQTVVLERRGELAEAERLSRAILAERPDFDLVRVHLARILARQGNSTGATYHLRLLAESSSDRTSRERFESFIDALDASRPFTVGGFISFAPSTNVNNGSSGTQVMLGGLPFTIDEGGRAQSGMGVRAGLNAGYSHALNEQFTLYTAGSAVFSDYSGKDFDTLVGDLRVGMRYRTASRMLSAEFIADRRWFSTTPSDYGIGGRIFGSQALMPKLIASGELLFIDRTYDDIRRRQPRRSGQAEG from the coding sequence GTGGCTGCCACCCTTCACAAACCGCGCCTGCGCAGGACCGTCTGGCTGCCGCGCGGCAGCATCCGGATGCTCTGCATCTGGGTGCTGATAGTCCTGTTCGTCACCGTTCCGCTCGCTCTGGCGACACCGGGGGAAGTGGCAGGCGAAGGCGGGTCGACCGCCTCGCCTGCCGCGCGCTACGGCGACCTGTCGCAAACCGAGCGGATCCAGGCCATTCGTGGCTTCATCGAGCGGGGGGACCTCGATACGGCGCAACTGCTTCTCGCCAACTCCCGTTTCGATGAGGGCGACCTCGGCTATCAGGCGGCTTTCCTTCAAACCGTCGTGCTTGAGCGGCGGGGCGAACTGGCCGAAGCAGAACGGCTGTCCCGTGCGATCCTTGCCGAAAGACCGGATTTCGATCTCGTCCGGGTCCACCTCGCACGCATTCTTGCCCGGCAGGGAAATTCGACCGGCGCCACCTATCATCTGCGCCTGCTTGCCGAATCCAGCAGCGACCGCACATCTCGCGAACGGTTCGAAAGCTTCATCGATGCGCTGGATGCGAGCCGGCCTTTCACGGTCGGCGGTTTCATCTCCTTTGCGCCGAGCACCAACGTTAACAATGGCAGTTCGGGCACGCAGGTCATGCTCGGTGGTCTGCCGTTCACGATCGACGAGGGCGGGCGGGCGCAGTCCGGCATGGGCGTCCGCGCCGGTCTGAACGCCGGCTATTCGCATGCGCTGAACGAACAGTTCACGCTCTACACCGCCGGCTCGGCCGTGTTTTCGGATTATTCCGGCAAGGATTTCGATACGCTGGTCGGCGACCTGCGCGTCGGCATGCGCTACCGCACGGCAAGCAGGATGCTGAGCGCAGAGTTCATCGCCGACCGGCGGTGGTTTTCGACCACGCCGTCGGACTACGGCATCGGCGGACGCATTTTCGGCAGCCAGGCGCTGATGCCGAAGCTCATCGCCTCCGGCGAGCTGCTCTTCATCGATCGGACCTATGACGACATTCGTCGGCGGCAGCCGAGACGGTCCGGGCAAGCGGAAGGCTGA
- a CDS encoding 4Fe-4S binding protein has protein sequence MTETRRRASERRVFICSCEKTMALDEGSIARGCAGTFERADQLCRHESTRFAAALQETGPITVACTQEEPLFAEMAEDAGFTGTLSFINIREQAGWSAEGREAGPKMAALLAAASVSMPPISTVSLESQGVTLVLGRDETAIEVAARLADHLDITVLLVDPQDVTPPAKTVFPVLKGRVRNASGHLGAFELTIDDYALPSPSSRSKLIFGSARNGAESTCDLIIDLTGDQPLFSADDLRDGYLRVDPRDGAAIERLILKASGLVGIFDKPRYVNFDASICAHSRSTITGCTRCLDLCPTGAITPAGDHVAIDAAICAGCGQCAGACPTGAVSYALPPVDAVTERLRVMLSAYFKAGGTRPAILLHDGDHGAPLIDALARFGQGLPARVMPLLLNEITQTGPELLAAAVSYGADRIFIASRARAKHDVSGLTSILAMTNRIFAELGYGNDLVQLVETDDPDQLGAALAAPGAMPARAAAPAGFLPPPDKRGLLELAFRELHRAAPSPVDVIALERGAPFGGIEVDVAGCTLCLACVSACPANAITDNPDRPTLRFSESLCVQCGLCEATCPEDVITLQPRLDFTAWAEPKRLLKEEEPHECIECGKAFGTRSTINRVIEKLESHWMFSGPEGEQRRRVLEMCEDCRVAVVVKESFDPHQAETRTIRTTDDYLREREERNQSRH, from the coding sequence ATGACCGAGACAAGGCGCCGCGCTTCCGAGCGCCGTGTATTCATCTGCTCGTGCGAAAAGACAATGGCGCTCGACGAGGGCTCGATCGCGCGCGGCTGCGCAGGCACCTTCGAACGCGCAGATCAGCTGTGCCGCCACGAGAGCACGCGCTTTGCAGCAGCCTTGCAGGAAACCGGCCCGATCACCGTCGCCTGCACGCAGGAAGAGCCGCTCTTCGCCGAAATGGCCGAGGATGCGGGCTTCACCGGCACGCTTTCCTTCATCAACATCCGCGAACAGGCCGGCTGGTCGGCCGAAGGGCGCGAGGCGGGCCCGAAGATGGCAGCGCTTCTGGCCGCAGCTTCGGTCAGCATGCCCCCCATCTCGACGGTATCGCTCGAATCGCAGGGCGTAACGCTCGTGCTCGGTCGCGACGAAACGGCGATCGAGGTCGCGGCACGGCTTGCCGATCATCTCGACATCACCGTGCTCCTCGTCGATCCTCAGGACGTGACGCCGCCGGCTAAAACGGTGTTTCCGGTGCTCAAGGGCCGGGTTCGAAATGCCTCGGGTCATCTTGGTGCGTTCGAGCTGACCATCGACGATTATGCGCTTCCATCACCCTCATCGCGCTCGAAGCTGATCTTCGGGTCGGCCCGCAACGGCGCGGAATCCACCTGCGACCTGATCATCGACCTGACGGGCGACCAGCCTCTCTTTTCGGCCGACGACCTGCGTGACGGCTATCTCCGCGTCGATCCGCGCGACGGGGCGGCCATCGAACGACTGATCCTCAAAGCATCCGGCCTTGTCGGTATTTTCGACAAGCCGCGTTACGTGAATTTCGATGCGTCGATCTGCGCCCATTCGCGCTCGACGATCACCGGATGCACACGCTGCCTCGATCTCTGCCCGACCGGCGCGATCACGCCGGCCGGCGACCATGTCGCGATCGACGCAGCAATCTGCGCCGGATGCGGCCAGTGCGCCGGCGCCTGCCCGACCGGTGCCGTTTCCTACGCGCTGCCGCCGGTCGATGCCGTCACCGAGCGACTGCGCGTCATGCTCTCGGCCTATTTCAAGGCCGGCGGCACGAGGCCCGCAATCCTGCTGCATGACGGCGACCACGGCGCACCGCTCATCGATGCGCTCGCGCGCTTCGGCCAGGGCCTGCCGGCGCGGGTAATGCCGCTGCTGCTCAACGAGATCACGCAGACCGGTCCAGAACTCCTGGCCGCTGCCGTCTCCTATGGCGCGGACCGGATTTTTATCGCGTCCCGCGCAAGAGCGAAGCATGACGTGTCGGGCCTGACGAGCATCCTCGCGATGACCAACCGCATTTTCGCAGAGCTCGGCTATGGCAATGATCTGGTCCAATTGGTCGAGACGGACGATCCCGACCAGCTTGGTGCAGCGCTTGCCGCGCCCGGCGCGATGCCGGCCAGGGCCGCGGCGCCTGCCGGGTTCCTTCCGCCGCCGGACAAGCGCGGGCTCCTCGAACTGGCTTTCCGCGAATTGCATCGCGCAGCGCCGTCGCCGGTCGACGTGATCGCGCTCGAACGTGGTGCGCCATTCGGGGGCATCGAGGTAGACGTGGCTGGTTGCACGCTCTGCCTGGCTTGCGTTTCCGCCTGCCCCGCCAATGCCATCACCGACAACCCAGATCGTCCGACGCTGCGCTTTTCGGAAAGCCTCTGCGTGCAGTGCGGGCTTTGCGAAGCGACATGCCCGGAAGATGTCATCACGCTGCAGCCGCGGCTGGATTTCACGGCCTGGGCGGAGCCCAAGCGCCTGCTGAAGGAAGAAGAGCCGCATGAGTGCATCGAATGCGGCAAGGCGTTCGGCACGCGCTCGACGATCAATCGCGTGATCGAAAAGCTCGAAAGCCACTGGATGTTCTCAGGGCCGGAGGGCGAACAGCGCCGGCGGGTTCTGGAAATGTGCGAGGACTGCCGCGTCGCCGTCGTCGTCAAGGAAAGCTTCGATCCGCATCAGGCCGAGACACGCACGATCCGCACGACGGACGACTATCTGCGCGAGCGCGAAGAACGAAACCAGAGCCGGCACTAG
- a CDS encoding surface lipoprotein assembly modifier, producing the protein MSYYPSAASSVFAGAGGEWEDVDGRRHNAFDGAFVEIGATRQFAYGITASLQAKVGKRDYEADFPGLTEPRKDDYFELRSGFVKRDWQFHGFTPQLAVSYYDQSSNVVFYDYDKLGFDITLTKEF; encoded by the coding sequence CTGAGCTACTATCCGAGCGCCGCGTCGTCCGTCTTTGCGGGGGCCGGCGGCGAATGGGAAGATGTGGACGGCCGGCGCCACAACGCCTTCGACGGCGCCTTCGTCGAAATCGGAGCGACCCGGCAGTTCGCCTACGGCATCACCGCATCCCTGCAGGCCAAGGTCGGCAAGCGGGACTACGAGGCGGATTTTCCCGGCTTGACCGAGCCGCGCAAGGACGACTATTTCGAGCTGCGCAGCGGCTTCGTGAAGCGGGACTGGCAGTTCCACGGCTTCACGCCGCAATTGGCCGTCAGCTACTACGACCAGTCAAGCAACGTCGTCTTCTACGACTACGACAAGCTCGGCTTCGACATCACGTTGACCAAGGAATTTTGA
- a CDS encoding c-type cytochrome: MRWIVGAAVAILLATPFLSLPAAADFRGHGGPIRALAVSSDGLQILSGSFDTTAILWNRDTGAAMSVLRSHDESVNTVALLPDGGMVTGGQDGRIVVWSAAGEPRELGRHDGPVASLALSADNATVASASWDGTARITPIDGSDYRTLSGHQGNVNAVAFLPDGRAVTAGYDATLRIWPLADGPAQVVPVNAPLNALAILRDGTIVAAGVDGRLRIRAGDGALSEIETAPVPVTALAISPDEATIASAAIDGSIWLVDRASGTVRLTLQGADSPVWSLAFDPDDGSLFAGGGDRVIRQWDAATGERLNRDDQSETTEEFGDSRGAQVFAACQACHTLSEDAGNRAGPTLHGIFGRRIATAPGYNYSEALQGMDIVWTPETVSELFDVGPNHYTPGTKMPEQRITDPADRAALMEFLEERTR, from the coding sequence ATGCGATGGATCGTCGGGGCCGCTGTGGCCATTCTTTTGGCAACACCGTTTCTAAGCTTACCGGCGGCAGCCGATTTTCGTGGCCATGGCGGGCCGATCCGGGCTCTGGCCGTATCTTCCGATGGGTTGCAGATCCTGTCCGGCTCTTTCGATACGACCGCCATTCTATGGAACCGCGACACCGGCGCCGCAATGTCCGTGCTGCGCAGCCACGACGAATCGGTCAACACCGTCGCACTTCTGCCTGACGGCGGAATGGTCACCGGCGGCCAGGATGGCCGTATCGTCGTCTGGAGCGCCGCTGGCGAGCCGCGTGAGCTCGGCCGGCATGATGGCCCAGTGGCGAGCCTCGCCCTGTCGGCGGACAATGCCACCGTCGCCTCGGCCTCGTGGGATGGGACAGCACGGATTACCCCTATCGACGGCAGCGACTATCGCACGCTGAGCGGCCACCAGGGCAACGTGAATGCGGTCGCGTTCCTGCCGGACGGTCGGGCAGTGACGGCGGGATACGACGCAACGCTGCGCATCTGGCCGCTGGCAGATGGTCCTGCGCAGGTGGTCCCGGTCAATGCACCGCTGAATGCACTCGCAATCCTACGTGACGGAACGATCGTCGCTGCTGGTGTCGATGGCCGGCTGCGGATCCGCGCCGGCGATGGGGCGCTGAGCGAAATCGAGACGGCGCCCGTTCCGGTGACGGCGCTTGCCATCTCACCAGACGAGGCGACGATCGCCTCCGCCGCGATCGATGGCTCGATCTGGCTGGTGGACCGCGCAAGCGGCACGGTTCGCCTGACGCTCCAGGGCGCAGACAGTCCGGTCTGGTCGCTCGCATTCGATCCCGACGACGGCAGCCTTTTTGCCGGCGGGGGCGATCGCGTGATCCGCCAATGGGACGCGGCAACCGGCGAACGGCTGAACCGGGATGACCAAAGCGAGACGACAGAAGAGTTCGGCGACAGCCGAGGCGCTCAGGTCTTTGCCGCCTGCCAGGCCTGCCACACATTGTCGGAGGATGCCGGCAATCGCGCCGGCCCGACGCTGCACGGCATTTTCGGCCGCCGCATCGCGACTGCGCCTGGCTACAATTATTCCGAAGCGCTCCAGGGCATGGATATCGTCTGGACCCCGGAAACGGTCTCCGAACTCTTCGACGTTGGCCCCAACCACTATACGCCCGGCACCAAGATGCCCGAGCAGCGCATCACCGACCCTGCCGATCGCGCCGCCCTCATGGAATTCCTCGAGGAGCGGACTCGGTAG
- a CDS encoding transferrin-binding protein-like solute binding protein has translation MKTMMAKLLVVGATSALAACSSSGSGASAGAGGAGGGGGGAGGSLPITAQGRMLAVRLPANVVSTVNSITQTPQLETTATGAVATDRTAAGGVGISGSAKDDPNPNNNQGSPGIAPAALISASADGPLAGGATVIGLSDAKGNVYFENGNFGDPQVESANAAISSVSVYNLSASEQIVLSDATTIRYRDGNAGDAEANYGVGYVGNATTNMPTSGTASYKGFFESGQSIYTRPDGSVENFGFDNGADVALAADFAAGKVTGGITGGKLQAYTNLGQNVVDVAPTITGMAIDATITGADYAGTARLVDAQGAAVGTVSNGEAIGSFFGSAGRETVAAVSIEGNATLEGGASDYVFQGVIGAVKQ, from the coding sequence ATGAAGACTATGATGGCGAAGCTTTTGGTCGTTGGCGCGACGTCGGCGCTGGCGGCCTGCAGCAGTTCCGGCAGCGGGGCAAGCGCGGGCGCCGGTGGGGCGGGCGGTGGTGGTGGTGGTGCAGGCGGCTCGCTTCCGATCACCGCGCAAGGGCGGATGCTCGCCGTTCGTCTGCCGGCCAACGTCGTCTCGACGGTCAACTCCATCACGCAGACACCGCAACTCGAGACCACGGCAACCGGCGCGGTCGCGACCGATCGAACCGCTGCCGGCGGCGTCGGCATCTCCGGTTCTGCCAAGGACGATCCGAATCCGAACAACAATCAGGGTTCGCCAGGCATCGCGCCGGCAGCCCTGATCTCCGCATCAGCCGATGGCCCACTTGCAGGTGGCGCGACCGTGATCGGATTGAGCGACGCCAAGGGCAACGTCTATTTCGAGAACGGGAACTTCGGCGATCCGCAGGTCGAAAGCGCCAATGCGGCCATCAGCAGCGTCAGCGTCTACAATCTCAGCGCAAGCGAGCAGATCGTGCTCTCTGACGCGACGACCATCCGCTACCGCGACGGAAATGCCGGCGATGCAGAGGCGAATTACGGCGTAGGTTATGTCGGCAACGCGACCACCAACATGCCGACCTCCGGCACGGCAAGCTACAAGGGCTTCTTCGAAAGCGGCCAGTCGATCTACACGCGGCCTGACGGCTCGGTCGAAAATTTCGGCTTCGACAACGGGGCCGATGTGGCGCTGGCGGCTGATTTTGCCGCGGGCAAGGTGACAGGCGGCATCACCGGCGGAAAGCTGCAGGCCTATACCAATCTCGGTCAGAACGTCGTCGATGTCGCTCCGACGATCACCGGTATGGCGATCGACGCGACGATCACCGGTGCGGATTATGCGGGCACCGCAAGGCTCGTCGATGCCCAAGGGGCGGCGGTCGGCACCGTATCGAACGGTGAGGCCATCGGTAGCTTCTTCGGCAGTGCCGGCCGCGAAACCGTGGCCGCGGTGTCCATCGAAGGCAACGCGACGCTGGAAGGCGGGGCGAGCGATTACGTCTTCCAGGGCGTGATCGGGGCGGTGAAGCAATAG
- a CDS encoding lipocalin-like domain-containing protein yields the protein MNVRALLVMLLALSAPAFAQGFAGLGTDAEGYRSVEPGRAFSFPQDHGPHEGFRIEWWYVTANLQDANGNDYGLQWTLFRQALAPGTEGEGWESSALWMGHAGLTTGERHFSAEKFARGGIGQADVTAAPFEAFIDDWALAGDMTAEQAPNGDTMANVSVSAAGADFSYAMTLRTERPPVLQGEAGYSVKSNAGQASYYYSQPFYQAEGTITVDGEEIPVTGTAWLDREWSSQPLADDQEGWDWFSLHLPDDEKLMLFQVRSADGSSYYSGTWFTPDGAATPLANDAITMTPLGTTNIDGRIVPTQWRLEIPSRDFEITTEALNPQSWMATTFAYWEGPIRFSGTHPGKGYLEMTGYSAD from the coding sequence ATGAACGTTAGAGCCTTGCTGGTCATGCTGCTTGCTCTCTCCGCACCCGCATTTGCGCAGGGTTTCGCGGGGCTTGGAACCGACGCGGAAGGCTACAGGTCCGTGGAGCCCGGCCGAGCGTTCTCGTTCCCGCAGGATCATGGCCCACACGAAGGCTTCCGCATCGAATGGTGGTACGTCACCGCCAATCTGCAGGATGCGAACGGCAACGATTACGGCCTGCAATGGACCCTGTTTCGTCAGGCCTTGGCACCGGGCACGGAAGGCGAGGGCTGGGAAAGCAGTGCGCTCTGGATGGGTCATGCCGGACTGACGACCGGGGAACGCCACTTCAGCGCGGAAAAATTCGCCCGCGGCGGCATTGGCCAAGCCGATGTCACCGCCGCTCCGTTCGAGGCCTTCATCGACGATTGGGCGCTTGCCGGCGATATGACTGCCGAACAGGCACCAAACGGCGACACGATGGCGAATGTCTCGGTCAGCGCGGCCGGTGCCGATTTCAGCTATGCGATGACCCTACGCACAGAGCGCCCGCCGGTCCTTCAAGGCGAGGCGGGATACAGCGTCAAATCGAACGCCGGCCAAGCATCATACTATTACAGCCAGCCATTCTATCAGGCCGAAGGCACCATCACCGTCGACGGTGAAGAAATCCCCGTCACGGGCACCGCATGGCTGGACCGCGAATGGTCGAGCCAGCCTCTGGCGGACGACCAGGAAGGTTGGGACTGGTTCTCCCTGCACCTGCCGGACGATGAAAAGCTGATGTTGTTCCAGGTGCGATCGGCCGATGGTTCGAGCTATTATTCCGGCACCTGGTTTACACCGGACGGCGCGGCGACGCCGCTCGCCAATGACGCGATCACCATGACGCCGCTCGGCACGACCAATATCGACGGGCGCATCGTGCCGACGCAATGGCGTCTCGAAATCCCGTCCCGCGATTTCGAGATCACCACCGAAGCGCTCAACCCGCAAAGCTGGATGGCGACCACCTTCGCCTATTGGGAAGGCCCGATCCGCTTCTCCGGCACCCATCCCGGCAAGGGCTACTTGGAAATGACCGGCTACAGCGCGGATTGA
- a CDS encoding response regulator transcription factor, translated as MKVERVLVIEDNARARQWMVDCVAVGFPGAQVSEASCLEDARRCLRNAAVWARAHGLPSAFDLVLIDIGLPDGSGIDLIEEINTSDSHCAPVITTIFDDAQQIFDAISAGARGYLLKHHDTDRFIQLMKRIIDDEPPLSPAVARHVMTALQSLNARMVPDAALTAREEEVLTLLGRGFQLSAVAKTLTISQNTASTHVKSIYRKLNIKTRAEAALAARDRGLLQREH; from the coding sequence ATGAAGGTGGAACGCGTTCTTGTGATCGAGGACAATGCGCGCGCCCGGCAGTGGATGGTGGACTGTGTCGCTGTCGGATTTCCGGGAGCGCAGGTCAGCGAGGCGTCCTGCCTGGAAGATGCGCGGCGCTGCCTGCGCAATGCCGCGGTCTGGGCGCGGGCGCACGGTCTTCCCAGTGCGTTCGATCTGGTCCTGATCGACATCGGCCTGCCGGATGGGTCGGGTATCGATCTCATCGAGGAGATCAATACGAGCGACAGTCATTGCGCGCCTGTCATCACCACGATTTTCGATGATGCGCAGCAGATATTCGACGCGATTTCCGCCGGCGCGCGCGGCTACCTTTTGAAGCACCATGACACCGACCGGTTCATCCAGCTGATGAAGCGCATCATCGACGACGAGCCGCCGCTGTCACCCGCCGTCGCGCGCCACGTCATGACGGCGCTGCAATCCCTGAACGCGCGCATGGTGCCGGATGCCGCGCTGACGGCGCGTGAGGAGGAGGTGCTTACCCTGCTGGGCCGGGGCTTTCAGCTGAGCGCGGTGGCGAAGACTTTGACGATCTCGCAGAACACCGCCTCCACCCACGTGAAGTCCATCTACCGCAAGCTCAACATCAAGACGCGCGCCGAGGCTGCCCTTGCGGCTCGCGATCGCGGGCTGCTTCAGCGCGAACACTGA